The genomic window CAGGTTGGTTTGGCCGCCATGGAATCGCGCCCGATTCACACCCTTAGCGGAGGCCAAAAACAACGCCTAGCAATTGCCGGCGCCCTGGCCAGTGAGGCCACACTGCTGCTGCTGGATGAACCAACAGCACTACTAGACCCAGCAAGCCAACAAAGGATTTTGGCAACAGTTCAACAACTTTGCCATCGCTCCCACGCACCCCTGACCGCCCTTTGGGTCACCCATCGCCTAGAAGAACTCGACCATGCTGATGGGGCTGCCAGGATGGAAAACGGCCGAGTAGGAGCCTGGCAATCTGGCCATCTGCTACGACAAAACCTCCAACCCCTTGCAGGTCGGCGGGGATGAAGGGTAGGTTCTTCGGGTTGCAATCCTCGGTAGCTCAGCGGTAGAGCGGTCGACTGTTAATCGATTGGTCGCAGGTTCGAATCCCGCCCGGGGAGTTTTCAGATCCACAGCCGGTGGCTGTGGTTTTTGATTGACTGTTAGAGGGCATCCACAACAGTGCGTGGACAGATTCGGAAGACTTCCTAAAAAGAGGACACCTTTAAGGAATTCGTCAGCCAGTCAAAAGGTCAGTCTGCATGGGAGTTTCAGTGATTGGCCTCTATGCCCCCACAGAGATGCCAATGATGCACCTCAAAGCAAATCTTGAGAGAATCTGACAAGCGCTGACTTCACAGCACCCCGATGATTTCAAATTCCTCCTGGACTCCGATCTAAATGAAGCCTTGCATCCTGCTGATCGAAGACGACCAGGACATGCGTGAACTGGTAAGCAGCCATTTAGAGCACAATGGTTTTGACGTACAGAACGCTGAAGACGGCATCAAAGGTCAGGCTCTTGCCCTTCAGTACACCCCAGACCTGATTTTGCTCGACTTGATGCTTCCCAACGTAGATGGGCTAACTCTCTGCCAGAGGTTGCGTCGAGACGAGCGCACCGCGGGGATTCCGATCTTGATGATCACCGCCTTGGCAGGCACAAAAGATAAGGTCACCGGCTTCAATTCAGGCGCGGATGATTACCTAACAAAGCCTTTTGATCTTGAAGAATTGCAAGTGAGGGTGAAATCCCTACTACGTCGCACCGATCGAGCGCCGGTGGGCACCAACGCTCATCACGAGATCCTCAGCTATGGCCCTCTCACACTCGTGCCTGAGCGATTTGAAGTGATTTGGTTTGAGCGTCCCGTACGGCTCACGCACCTGGAATTTGAGCTGCTCCACTGCCTACTTCAGCGCCATGGACAGACCGTGGCACCTTCTCTAATCCTTAAGGAGGTATGGGGCTATGAACCTGATGATGACATCGAAACCATCCGAGTACATGTTCGCCACCTGCGCACCAAGCTGGAACCCGATCCGCGCAAACCCCGCTTCATTAAAACCGTCTACGGTGCTGGTTACTGCCTTGAATTGCCTACAGGAGGACAACTCGAAGGGATCCAAGACCTCCTAATCCAAGCACGCCAAGAGAGGGAAGCCAGAGAAGCACAAAACAAGCAAGGAGAGCGCGCCAGCGCTTAAGCGCGAGGAATCAATTCCAGCAAAGCCACTTCCCAGGCCAGCCTGGGTTGCACAAACCCCAGCAGGTGTGAACGCAGCCTTTCCAAACGTTTCAGTGGTGTTGGATCAGGCCGTTGGATCCAAAAATGTTGTTGCCACCAATCAATCAGCCAAAGCTGCTGCTCCCCATTAAGAGCCTCCGTAAGGTCCCTCGCCAGAGCTAAGGCTTCCATTGGCTTTTGGGGACGCTCTTCAAGCCGTAGCCAAAACTCCTCTGGGACTGCCTGCCAGAGCCCAAAATTCTGCAACAGCGCCCCAGGAGAACCAGCGGCCATCGCAACCAGTTCCGGCTGATCCAATGCCAACAAGGACGACCCCATCTCAGCTGTGCTCGTCCTGGCCAGAGCAGCCTGCATGTCAGCTGCTTCAAGACGAGCAAAAAGAATCTGTTGGCATCGAGAGCGAATTGTCTTGAGCAAGCGCTCAGAAGCGGTCGAAAGCAGAATCAACAAGCCATGACCTGGTTCTTCCAGCGTTTTAAGCAAAGCATTGGCAGCAGCTTCGGGCATAGACTCTGAAGCTTCAATCACGACCATGCCCCTTGGGGCCTCAACAGGTCGTCGTCCTAGGAATCTTGTCACCCCGCGAATCTGTTCGAGGCGCACCTGTGGGGGGGAACGGCGGTTGACACCTTCTTCCTCTGCCTGGGACTTAGGGACCAAGCGGCCTTGATGCTGATAAGTCGGTTCGACCCAAAGCAGATCAGGATGGTTGAACGCCTCTAGACGACGGCGTTCACGCAGGGCCGGCTTACCACTGCTGATGAGGCCCTCGAGAAAACGCAATGCCGCCAAACTGCGACCCACTCCATCTGGACCAGAAAAGAGATATGCGGGAGCCAGTCGACCCTGACTCAACGCTGCCTCCAGCAATGCAACTGCCAACGGCTGAGCGATCAAATCTTCAAACAGCCCACGCGACTCAATCTCAAGGCTCATCGCATGCTCTCTTGCAAAGGCCCAAAATGGTGCTTCAGCTGGCTCTCCAAAGCAGAACTAACTGACTCAACTTGTTGATCCGCCTGCAACGGCACCCAAGATCGTTCCCTAGCCAAAACAGCAAATCCAGTTGCCACCCTGGTTAAAAAATCAACTCCTTCCGCTTCGATTCGATCGTTAGATCTTGCATCACGCCGAAGCAGACTTTCTTCTACAGGCAACTCCAACCAAAAAGTTAGGTCCGGGACAAGTCCAGCCGTGGCGATCTGCTCGAGTTGCTGA from Prochlorococcus marinus str. MIT 9313 includes these protein-coding regions:
- a CDS encoding ABC transporter ATP-binding protein, whose amino-acid sequence is MAPLLSFEQVSFIWPCGTKALDQCSFSIPEPGLWMLVGSNGSGKSTLAKLISGLLQPEHGQVTCMLKPALVFQNPDHQLLLPSCGSDLLLNLPSDIPIKQRQQRIGDSLEQVGLAAMESRPIHTLSGGQKQRLAIAGALASEATLLLLDEPTALLDPASQQRILATVQQLCHRSHAPLTALWVTHRLEELDHADGAARMENGRVGAWQSGHLLRQNLQPLAGRRG
- a CDS encoding response regulator transcription factor; translation: MKPCILLIEDDQDMRELVSSHLEHNGFDVQNAEDGIKGQALALQYTPDLILLDLMLPNVDGLTLCQRLRRDERTAGIPILMITALAGTKDKVTGFNSGADDYLTKPFDLEELQVRVKSLLRRTDRAPVGTNAHHEILSYGPLTLVPERFEVIWFERPVRLTHLEFELLHCLLQRHGQTVAPSLILKEVWGYEPDDDIETIRVHVRHLRTKLEPDPRKPRFIKTVYGAGYCLELPTGGQLEGIQDLLIQARQEREAREAQNKQGERASA
- a CDS encoding DNA polymerase III subunit delta' — its product is MSLEIESRGLFEDLIAQPLAVALLEAALSQGRLAPAYLFSGPDGVGRSLAALRFLEGLISSGKPALRERRRLEAFNHPDLLWVEPTYQHQGRLVPKSQAEEEGVNRRSPPQVRLEQIRGVTRFLGRRPVEAPRGMVVIEASESMPEAAANALLKTLEEPGHGLLILLSTASERLLKTIRSRCQQILFARLEAADMQAALARTSTAEMGSSLLALDQPELVAMAAGSPGALLQNFGLWQAVPEEFWLRLEERPQKPMEALALARDLTEALNGEQQLWLIDWWQQHFWIQRPDPTPLKRLERLRSHLLGFVQPRLAWEVALLELIPRA